In Dryobates pubescens isolate bDryPub1 chromosome 26, bDryPub1.pri, whole genome shotgun sequence, a single window of DNA contains:
- the RBM39 gene encoding RNA-binding protein 39 isoform X3 encodes MADDIDIEAMLEAPYKKDENKLSSANGHEERSKKRKKSKSRSRSHDRKRSRSKDRKRSRDRERKKSRSRERKRSRSKERRRSRSRSRDRRFRGRYRSPYRRRSRSKSPFRKDKSPVREPIDNLTPEERDARTVFCMQLAARIRPRDLEEFFSTVGKVRDVRMISDRNSRRSKGIAYVEFVDVSSVPLAIGLTGQRVLGVPIIVQASQAEKNRAAAMANNLQKGSAGPMRLYVGSLHFNITEDMLRGIFEPFGRIESIQLMMDSETGRSKGYGFITFSDSECAKKALEQLNGFELAGRPMKVGHVTERTDASSASSFLDSDELERTGIDLGTTGRLQLMARLAEGTGLQIPPAAQQALQMSGSLAFGAVADLQTRLSQQNEVLAAAASVQPLATQCFQLSNMFNPQTEEEAGWDTEIKDDVIEECNKHGGVIHIYVDKNSAQGNVYVKCPSIAAAIAAVNALHGRWFAGKMITAAYVPLPTYHSLFPDSMTATQLLVPVRR; translated from the exons GAGAAAAAAGAGCAAGAGCCGAAGTCGAAGCCACgacaggaagaggagcagaagtAAGGATCGCAAACGGAGCCGCGAtcgggaaaggaaaaagagcagaAGCCGGGAAAGGAAGCGGAGCAGGAGCAAAGAGCGCAGGCGCAGCCGTTCTAGGAGTAGGGATCGCAGATTCAGAGGCCGCTACAGAAGTCCCTA CAGACGACGCTCCAGAAGCAAAAGTCCCTTCAGAAAAGACAAGAGCCCTGTTAG AGAACCTATTGATAATCTTACCCCTGAAGAGAGGGATGCTCGAACAGTGTTCTGCatgcagctggctgcaagaATTCGGCCGAGAGACCTGGAAGAATTTTTCTCTACAGTAGGGAAG GTTCGTGATGTGCGAATGATTTCAGATAGGAATTCCAGGCGTTCAAAGGGAATTGCTTATGTAGAATTTGTTGATGTTAGCTCAGTGCCCCTGGCAATAGGACTGACTGGACAGAGAGTCCTGGGTGTACCAATCATAGTGCAAGCATCACAG gCAGAGAAGAACAGAGCAGCAGCGATGGCAAATAACCTCCAAAAGGGCAGTGCAGGTCCTATGAGGCTCTATGTGGGATCATTACACTTCAACATAACTGAAGATATGCTTCGAGGAATTTTTGAGCCCTTTGGCAGG ATTGAAAGCATTCAGCTGATGATGGACAGTGAAACTGGACGCTCAAAAGGATACGGATTTATTACG TTCTCAGACTCTGAGTGTGCCAAAAAGGCCTTGGAACAACTCAATGGATTTGAGCTGGCTGGTAGGCCAATGAAAGTTGGACATGTAACTGAGCGCACTGACGCTTCCAGTGCCAGCTCGTTTTTGGACAGTGACGAGTTGGAACGGACTGGAATTGACCTGGGGACAACTGGGCGCCTTCAGCTGATGGCGAGGCTCGCGGAAG GTACTGGTTTGCAGATTCCCCCCGCTgcgcagcaagctctgcagatGAGCGGATCCTTGGCATTTGGAGCTGTGGCAG ATTTGCAGACGAGACTATCTCAGCAGAATGAAG ttctggctgcagctgcttctgtacAACCCCTTGCAACGCAGTGCTTCCAGCTTTCCAACATGTTTAATCCTCAAAC TGAAGAAGAAGCTGGCTGGGATACAGAAATTAAAGATGATGTGATTGAGGAATGTAACAAACATGGAGGAGTTATCCACATCTATGTAGACAAAAACTCGGCTCAG GGCAATGTGTACGTCAAATGTCCTTCCATCGCTGCTGCCATCGCGGCTGTGAACGCGCTGCATGGGAGGTGGTTTGCAG GCAAGATGATTACAGCAGCATATGTACCTCTTCCAACGTACCACAGCCTTTTCCCAGACTCTATGACTGCAACCCAACTACTGGTTCCTGTTCGACGATGA
- the RBM39 gene encoding RNA-binding protein 39 isoform X1 yields the protein MADDIDIEAMLEAPYKKDENKLSSANGHEERSKKRKKSKSRSRSHDRKRSRSKDRKRSRDRERKKSRSRERKRSRSKERRRSRSRSRDRRFRGRYRSPYSGPKFNIAIRGKIGLPHSMKLSRRRSRSKSPFRKDKSPVREPIDNLTPEERDARTVFCMQLAARIRPRDLEEFFSTVGKVRDVRMISDRNSRRSKGIAYVEFVDVSSVPLAIGLTGQRVLGVPIIVQASQAEKNRAAAMANNLQKGSAGPMRLYVGSLHFNITEDMLRGIFEPFGRIESIQLMMDSETGRSKGYGFITFSDSECAKKALEQLNGFELAGRPMKVGHVTERTDASSASSFLDSDELERTGIDLGTTGRLQLMARLAEGTGLQIPPAAQQALQMSGSLAFGAVADLQTRLSQQNEVLAAAASVQPLATQCFQLSNMFNPQTEEEAGWDTEIKDDVIEECNKHGGVIHIYVDKNSAQGNVYVKCPSIAAAIAAVNALHGRWFAGKMITAAYVPLPTYHSLFPDSMTATQLLVPVRR from the exons GAGAAAAAAGAGCAAGAGCCGAAGTCGAAGCCACgacaggaagaggagcagaagtAAGGATCGCAAACGGAGCCGCGAtcgggaaaggaaaaagagcagaAGCCGGGAAAGGAAGCGGAGCAGGAGCAAAGAGCGCAGGCGCAGCCGTTCTAGGAGTAGGGATCGCAGATTCAGAGGCCGCTACAGAAGTCCCTA TTCTGGTCCAAAATTCAACATTGCCATCAGAGGGAAGATTGGTCTGCCTCACAGCATGAAATTAAG CAGACGACGCTCCAGAAGCAAAAGTCCCTTCAGAAAAGACAAGAGCCCTGTTAG AGAACCTATTGATAATCTTACCCCTGAAGAGAGGGATGCTCGAACAGTGTTCTGCatgcagctggctgcaagaATTCGGCCGAGAGACCTGGAAGAATTTTTCTCTACAGTAGGGAAG GTTCGTGATGTGCGAATGATTTCAGATAGGAATTCCAGGCGTTCAAAGGGAATTGCTTATGTAGAATTTGTTGATGTTAGCTCAGTGCCCCTGGCAATAGGACTGACTGGACAGAGAGTCCTGGGTGTACCAATCATAGTGCAAGCATCACAG gCAGAGAAGAACAGAGCAGCAGCGATGGCAAATAACCTCCAAAAGGGCAGTGCAGGTCCTATGAGGCTCTATGTGGGATCATTACACTTCAACATAACTGAAGATATGCTTCGAGGAATTTTTGAGCCCTTTGGCAGG ATTGAAAGCATTCAGCTGATGATGGACAGTGAAACTGGACGCTCAAAAGGATACGGATTTATTACG TTCTCAGACTCTGAGTGTGCCAAAAAGGCCTTGGAACAACTCAATGGATTTGAGCTGGCTGGTAGGCCAATGAAAGTTGGACATGTAACTGAGCGCACTGACGCTTCCAGTGCCAGCTCGTTTTTGGACAGTGACGAGTTGGAACGGACTGGAATTGACCTGGGGACAACTGGGCGCCTTCAGCTGATGGCGAGGCTCGCGGAAG GTACTGGTTTGCAGATTCCCCCCGCTgcgcagcaagctctgcagatGAGCGGATCCTTGGCATTTGGAGCTGTGGCAG ATTTGCAGACGAGACTATCTCAGCAGAATGAAG ttctggctgcagctgcttctgtacAACCCCTTGCAACGCAGTGCTTCCAGCTTTCCAACATGTTTAATCCTCAAAC TGAAGAAGAAGCTGGCTGGGATACAGAAATTAAAGATGATGTGATTGAGGAATGTAACAAACATGGAGGAGTTATCCACATCTATGTAGACAAAAACTCGGCTCAG GGCAATGTGTACGTCAAATGTCCTTCCATCGCTGCTGCCATCGCGGCTGTGAACGCGCTGCATGGGAGGTGGTTTGCAG GCAAGATGATTACAGCAGCATATGTACCTCTTCCAACGTACCACAGCCTTTTCCCAGACTCTATGACTGCAACCCAACTACTGGTTCCTGTTCGACGATGA
- the RBM39 gene encoding RNA-binding protein 39 isoform X2, translated as MADDIDIEAMLEAPYKKDENKLSSANGHEERSKKRKKSKSRSRSHDRKRSRSKDRKRSRDRERKKSRSRERKRSRSKERRRSRSRSRDRRFRGRYRSPYSGPKFNIAIRGKIGLPHSMKLRRRSRSKSPFRKDKSPVREPIDNLTPEERDARTVFCMQLAARIRPRDLEEFFSTVGKVRDVRMISDRNSRRSKGIAYVEFVDVSSVPLAIGLTGQRVLGVPIIVQASQAEKNRAAAMANNLQKGSAGPMRLYVGSLHFNITEDMLRGIFEPFGRIESIQLMMDSETGRSKGYGFITFSDSECAKKALEQLNGFELAGRPMKVGHVTERTDASSASSFLDSDELERTGIDLGTTGRLQLMARLAEGTGLQIPPAAQQALQMSGSLAFGAVADLQTRLSQQNEVLAAAASVQPLATQCFQLSNMFNPQTEEEAGWDTEIKDDVIEECNKHGGVIHIYVDKNSAQGNVYVKCPSIAAAIAAVNALHGRWFAGKMITAAYVPLPTYHSLFPDSMTATQLLVPVRR; from the exons GAGAAAAAAGAGCAAGAGCCGAAGTCGAAGCCACgacaggaagaggagcagaagtAAGGATCGCAAACGGAGCCGCGAtcgggaaaggaaaaagagcagaAGCCGGGAAAGGAAGCGGAGCAGGAGCAAAGAGCGCAGGCGCAGCCGTTCTAGGAGTAGGGATCGCAGATTCAGAGGCCGCTACAGAAGTCCCTA TTCTGGTCCAAAATTCAACATTGCCATCAGAGGGAAGATTGGTCTGCCTCACAGCATGAAATTAAG ACGACGCTCCAGAAGCAAAAGTCCCTTCAGAAAAGACAAGAGCCCTGTTAG AGAACCTATTGATAATCTTACCCCTGAAGAGAGGGATGCTCGAACAGTGTTCTGCatgcagctggctgcaagaATTCGGCCGAGAGACCTGGAAGAATTTTTCTCTACAGTAGGGAAG GTTCGTGATGTGCGAATGATTTCAGATAGGAATTCCAGGCGTTCAAAGGGAATTGCTTATGTAGAATTTGTTGATGTTAGCTCAGTGCCCCTGGCAATAGGACTGACTGGACAGAGAGTCCTGGGTGTACCAATCATAGTGCAAGCATCACAG gCAGAGAAGAACAGAGCAGCAGCGATGGCAAATAACCTCCAAAAGGGCAGTGCAGGTCCTATGAGGCTCTATGTGGGATCATTACACTTCAACATAACTGAAGATATGCTTCGAGGAATTTTTGAGCCCTTTGGCAGG ATTGAAAGCATTCAGCTGATGATGGACAGTGAAACTGGACGCTCAAAAGGATACGGATTTATTACG TTCTCAGACTCTGAGTGTGCCAAAAAGGCCTTGGAACAACTCAATGGATTTGAGCTGGCTGGTAGGCCAATGAAAGTTGGACATGTAACTGAGCGCACTGACGCTTCCAGTGCCAGCTCGTTTTTGGACAGTGACGAGTTGGAACGGACTGGAATTGACCTGGGGACAACTGGGCGCCTTCAGCTGATGGCGAGGCTCGCGGAAG GTACTGGTTTGCAGATTCCCCCCGCTgcgcagcaagctctgcagatGAGCGGATCCTTGGCATTTGGAGCTGTGGCAG ATTTGCAGACGAGACTATCTCAGCAGAATGAAG ttctggctgcagctgcttctgtacAACCCCTTGCAACGCAGTGCTTCCAGCTTTCCAACATGTTTAATCCTCAAAC TGAAGAAGAAGCTGGCTGGGATACAGAAATTAAAGATGATGTGATTGAGGAATGTAACAAACATGGAGGAGTTATCCACATCTATGTAGACAAAAACTCGGCTCAG GGCAATGTGTACGTCAAATGTCCTTCCATCGCTGCTGCCATCGCGGCTGTGAACGCGCTGCATGGGAGGTGGTTTGCAG GCAAGATGATTACAGCAGCATATGTACCTCTTCCAACGTACCACAGCCTTTTCCCAGACTCTATGACTGCAACCCAACTACTGGTTCCTGTTCGACGATGA
- the ROMO1 gene encoding reactive oxygen species modulator 1: protein MPVTVGPYGQSQPSCFDRVKMGFMMGFAVGMAAGALFGTFSCLRIGMRGRELMGGVGKTMMQSGGTFGTFMAIGMGIRC from the exons aTGCCTGTGACAGTGGGCCCCTACGGGCAATCGCAGCCCAGCTGCTTTGACAGAGTCAAGATGGGTTTCATGATGGGCTTTGCAGTGGgcatggcagcaggagcactgtTCGGCACTTTTTCCTGCCTCAG GATTGGCATGAGAGGCCGGGAGCTGATGGGTGGAGTTGGCAAGACGATGATGCAGAGCGGAGGGACGTTTGGGACATTCATGGCTATCGGTATGGGAATCCGCTGCTAG